The following are encoded together in the Lathyrus oleraceus cultivar Zhongwan6 chromosome 3, CAAS_Psat_ZW6_1.0, whole genome shotgun sequence genome:
- the LOC127131538 gene encoding uncharacterized protein LOC127131538: MPQSDGNVLQFENGYVVETVVEGNEIGVIPYRVRVFAEDGELFAVDETNSNIVRITPPLSQYSRGRLVAGSFQGYTDHVDVKPSDARFNHPKEFAIRKIGDAGVTTTAGGKSNVADYRDGPSEDAKFLNDFDVVYVRPTCSLLVIDRGNAALRQIILDQDDCDYQSSSISSTDILTVVGAVLVGYATCIHPT, encoded by the exons ATGCCACAATCAGATGGGAATGTTCTTCAATTTGAGAATGGTTATGTAGTTGAGACTGTTGTGGAAGGAAATGAAATTGGGGTTATCCCTTATCGGGTCCGCGTCTTTGCAGAGGACGGTGAACTCTTTGCTGTTGATGAAACTAATAGCAACATTGTTCGAATTACCCCACCATTATCTCAGTATAGTAGAGGAAGATTGGTAGCTGGGTCGTTTCAGGGCTACACTGATCATGTTGATGTAAAACCTAGTGATGCTCGGTTTAATCATCCCAAAG AATTTGCAATTAGAAAGATTGGAGATGCTGGTGTTACAACCACCGCTGGAGGAAAGTCAAACGTAGCTGATTACAGGGACGGGCCTAGTGAGGATGCTAAGTTCTtgaatgattttgatgtggtatATGTTCGGCCAACCTGTTCCTTGTTGGTCATTGATAGAGGAAATGCTGCTCTTCGACAAATTATTCTTGACCAGGACGACTGTGATTACCAATCTAGTTCAATTTCCAGCACAGATATCCTTACGGttgttggtgctgttttggttgGATACGCGACATGCATTCATCCAACATGA